In Gordonia phthalatica, one genomic interval encodes:
- the ccsB gene encoding c-type cytochrome biogenesis protein CcsB codes for MNDAVGYVNETLAGYSDKLFATGITVYVIAMLMFLGALAAARYAKLEEPAKALVTVGAGGDDAASDRVPGRVAGPAPRRALGEKLAAMAYPVVWVGFAAHLGSIVLRGVSTDRAPWGNMYEFISLTCIACVGAGLVVLRKKESRPLLSFVLVPVVLLMFIGGRYLYTQAAPVVPALKSYWLAIHVSIISIASGILLVAGVASMLYLARSKWPTIGAIDETSTGFGASMRRLLDHLPSAEALDRTAYKCTVIGFPLFGLGIICGAIWAEASWGRFWGWDPKETVSFIAWVIYAAYLHARATAGWRNASAWVNVAGFVALLFNLFAINLVVSGLHSYAGL; via the coding sequence ATGAACGACGCTGTGGGCTACGTCAACGAGACGTTGGCGGGCTACTCCGACAAGCTGTTCGCAACCGGTATCACGGTCTACGTGATCGCGATGCTGATGTTCTTGGGCGCGCTGGCCGCGGCCCGCTACGCGAAGCTCGAGGAGCCGGCGAAGGCGCTGGTGACGGTCGGTGCCGGTGGCGACGATGCGGCGTCGGATCGGGTTCCCGGGCGGGTGGCGGGGCCTGCGCCGCGCCGGGCGCTCGGCGAGAAGCTCGCCGCGATGGCGTACCCGGTGGTGTGGGTCGGTTTCGCAGCACACCTGGGGTCGATCGTGCTCCGCGGTGTCTCGACCGATCGCGCCCCGTGGGGCAACATGTACGAGTTCATCTCGCTGACCTGCATCGCCTGCGTCGGCGCCGGTCTGGTGGTCCTCCGCAAGAAGGAGTCGCGTCCGCTCCTGAGCTTCGTGCTGGTTCCGGTGGTCCTGCTGATGTTCATCGGCGGCCGTTACCTGTACACGCAGGCCGCTCCGGTGGTGCCCGCGCTGAAGTCGTACTGGCTGGCCATCCACGTCTCGATCATCTCGATCGCCTCCGGCATCCTGCTGGTGGCCGGTGTCGCGAGCATGCTGTACCTGGCCCGGAGCAAGTGGCCGACGATCGGTGCGATCGACGAGACGTCGACCGGCTTCGGTGCGTCGATGCGGCGCCTGCTGGATCACCTGCCGAGCGCGGAGGCGCTGGATCGCACGGCGTACAAGTGCACGGTGATCGGTTTCCCGTTGTTCGGTCTGGGCATCATCTGCGGCGCGATCTGGGCCGAGGCGTCGTGGGGGCGGTTCTGGGGCTGGGACCCGAAGGAGACGGTCTCGTTCATCGCGTGGGTGATCTACGCGGCCTACCTGCACGCCCGTGCGACCGCCGGCTGGCGCAACGCGTCGGCGTGGGTCAACGTCGCGGGCTTCGTCGCCCTCCTGTTCAACCTGTTCGCAATCAACCTGGTGGTTTCGGGCCTGCATTCGTACGCGGGTCTGTGA